The following are encoded in a window of Clostridia bacterium genomic DNA:
- a CDS encoding 50S ribosome-binding GTPase, with amino-acid sequence MECCNNKQSLIKRLKAFLLSNDKNHTNPEGVAKKIALIGNPNVGKSVIFNGLTGAYVTVSNYPGTTVEVSRGWYNMEDMKIEIIDTPGMYSMLPITEEERVTRTLLMTERPDLILHVVDAKNLGRMLPLTIQLIESGMPVVLVLNIMDEAEALGIKINIKELQNLIGIPVVEASAAMNIGISELKGTIMKQIKKAA; translated from the coding sequence ATGGAGTGTTGCAATAATAAACAATCACTTATTAAGCGGCTAAAAGCTTTTTTGCTGAGTAACGATAAAAATCATACTAATCCGGAAGGGGTAGCAAAAAAGATTGCATTAATCGGAAATCCCAACGTGGGAAAGAGTGTTATATTTAACGGTTTGACAGGAGCATATGTAACAGTGTCAAATTATCCTGGCACTACAGTTGAGGTTTCAAGAGGCTGGTACAACATGGAGGATATGAAGATTGAAATTATTGATACCCCGGGTATGTACTCAATGCTTCCTATAACAGAAGAAGAGAGGGTAACGCGGACTCTTTTAATGACAGAGCGTCCTGATCTCATACTACATGTCGTAGATGCAAAAAACCTGGGAAGAATGCTGCCGCTTACAATACAGCTTATCGAATCAGGTATGCCTGTTGTTTTAGTACTTAACATAATGGATGAGGCTGAAGCCTTAGGCATAAAAATAAATATAAAAGAATTACAGAATTTGATAGGCATACCTGTTGTAGAAGCTAGTGCTGCAATGAATATAGGCATTAGTGAGTTGAAAGGTACAATTATGAAACAGATAAAAAAGGCTGCTTAG
- a CDS encoding ferrous iron transporter B has product MLVYSKDIENVIYRISTHLKSEYSFSKRFIATLLLQKDEEVTGLVREKEREGFEEIQLIIDEYIAHSKESPIMTIANIHQEYSKNILNKSVSYESKERSVASIINKIAINPFTGIPLLLLVLYFGFYRFVGVFGAGTLVDFIETSIFDEGINPFINDTVNRLIPWKTVSDLFVNDYGIITLGIKYAIAIVLPVVGCFFLMFSIIEDSGYLPRISLLMDRVFKKIGLNGRAVIPMTLGFGCDTMATMVSRTLETKRERVIATFLLALAIPCSAQLGVILALLSGKPLALAIWLGFMILVFLLIGFLTSKVLPGDRAGFYMELPPLRMPKLSNILKKTYVRMYWYFKEVLPLFILASVLIWFGNLTGLFTFLVNCLKPVVNLLGLPAQTAEVFLFGFFRRDYGAAGLLDMQGSGIMDGRQLVVAAATLTLFVPCVAQFAMMIKERGVKTAVAMGAFIVPFAFGAGYLLNKLLVLWGVDLG; this is encoded by the coding sequence ATGTTAGTATACAGTAAGGATATAGAAAATGTCATATATAGAATATCAACGCACTTAAAATCAGAATACAGCTTTTCCAAAAGATTTATAGCTACCCTGCTTTTACAGAAAGATGAGGAGGTAACAGGGCTGGTAAGGGAAAAGGAAAGAGAAGGCTTTGAAGAAATACAGCTAATTATCGATGAATATATTGCACACAGCAAGGAATCCCCTATAATGACCATTGCAAATATTCATCAGGAGTACAGCAAGAACATATTGAATAAATCTGTTTCCTATGAATCAAAGGAGAGAAGTGTTGCAAGCATAATCAACAAAATAGCAATAAACCCTTTTACCGGGATACCTCTTCTCCTATTGGTGCTTTATTTCGGATTTTACAGATTTGTAGGTGTTTTCGGGGCAGGAACTCTTGTAGACTTTATAGAAACATCAATATTTGATGAAGGTATAAACCCTTTTATCAATGATACAGTAAATAGACTTATACCCTGGAAAACAGTAAGCGATCTTTTTGTCAATGATTACGGGATAATTACACTGGGGATAAAATACGCAATAGCTATTGTCCTTCCTGTGGTCGGCTGTTTCTTCTTAATGTTTTCTATTATAGAAGATAGTGGATATTTACCGAGAATATCCTTACTTATGGACCGGGTATTCAAAAAAATCGGCCTTAATGGGAGGGCTGTCATACCTATGACATTAGGTTTCGGTTGTGATACTATGGCTACTATGGTCAGTAGAACTTTGGAAACCAAAAGAGAAAGGGTTATAGCAACATTTTTATTGGCGTTGGCGATTCCCTGCTCGGCACAACTTGGCGTAATTCTTGCATTGCTATCCGGGAAGCCGCTTGCTCTTGCTATCTGGTTAGGGTTTATGATTCTGGTTTTCCTGCTGATAGGTTTTCTGACTTCAAAGGTGCTCCCAGGTGACAGAGCCGGGTTTTATATGGAGCTTCCGCCTTTAAGAATGCCAAAACTCTCAAATATTTTGAAAAAAACATATGTGCGAATGTATTGGTATTTTAAAGAGGTGCTACCTCTGTTCATACTGGCAAGCGTTTTGATATGGTTTGGTAACCTGACCGGTTTGTTCACCTTCCTTGTTAATTGTCTTAAGCCTGTAGTAAATCTTCTGGGACTGCCTGCCCAAACAGCAGAGGTATTCCTGTTTGGTTTCTTCAGGAGGGATTATGGAGCAGCTGGACTTCTTGATATGCAGGGATCAGGTATTATGGATGGTAGGCAGCTTGTTGTTGCGGCTGCTACACTTACACTGTTTGTGCCGTGTGTAGCACAATTTGCAATGATGATAAAGGAAAGAGGAGTGAAAACTGCTGTTGCTATGGGAGCATTCATAGTCCCATTTGCTTTTGGTGCAGGGTATCTGTTGAATAAACTGTTAGTACTTTGGGGAGTTGATTTAGGCTAG
- a CDS encoding ferrous iron transport protein A, producing the protein MEEGKMIKNMNMPLTDLKTNEKARITKINTDDLVKLRKLTAFGIMPGFDIMLIQRYPAYVLQIGFTQVALDEGIASEIIVTRV; encoded by the coding sequence ATGGAAGAAGGAAAAATGATTAAGAATATGAATATGCCGTTAACAGATTTGAAAACAAATGAGAAAGCAAGAATAACTAAGATAAATACGGATGATCTGGTCAAATTGAGAAAATTGACTGCTTTCGGAATTATGCCGGGATTTGATATAATGCTCATACAGAGATATCCTGCTTATGTTTTACAGATAGGGTTTACTCAGGTTGCATTAGACGAGGGTATCGCTTCAGAAATTATCGTGACAAGAGTGTGA
- a CDS encoding RNA methyltransferase yields the protein MFELIFDNLTKPINAGVIIRLACATGSRLYFTGNSIDYKNRKALLSAVGYEDMVDLTYERDFKSLIERLKGNGYIAVGTSPRAEKIYTQVDYTKPTVFVFGNEATGLSKQNMLLMDELVKIPMPGNIESLNIVTSASIILYEGLRQRNFGVVEKE from the coding sequence GTGTTTGAACTTATATTTGATAATCTGACAAAGCCTATTAATGCAGGAGTTATTATCCGTCTTGCATGCGCTACGGGAAGCAGACTGTACTTTACGGGAAACAGTATTGACTATAAAAATAGAAAAGCTCTTTTGTCTGCAGTAGGATACGAGGATATGGTAGATTTGACTTATGAAAGGGATTTTAAGAGTCTTATAGAGCGTTTGAAGGGTAATGGCTACATAGCTGTAGGCACCTCGCCAAGAGCGGAAAAAATATATACACAGGTTGATTACACTAAACCTACTGTATTTGTATTTGGTAATGAGGCTACAGGCTTATCGAAACAAAATATGCTGTTAATGGACGAGCTTGTGAAAATACCAATGCCCGGGAATATTGAATCTTTGAATATAGTTACTTCTGCGTCTATTATTTTGTATGAGGGCCTGAGACAAAGAAATTTTGGGGTGGTGGAAAAAGAGTGA
- a CDS encoding DUF3842 family protein → MRIAVIDGQGGGIGKAIVEKLRKELPEETDIVALGTNAVATMIMLKAGANEGATGENAIVFNASKVDVIVGTIGIIAANSMMGELTPKMASAISESPAKKILIPLNRCSIEVVAVKKEPLPHYIDYAVNAIKDSL, encoded by the coding sequence GTGAGGATTGCAGTAATTGACGGACAGGGTGGGGGAATTGGCAAAGCAATTGTAGAAAAGTTGAGAAAAGAGCTTCCAGAGGAAACAGACATAGTTGCATTAGGGACTAATGCCGTAGCAACAATGATAATGCTAAAAGCCGGTGCAAATGAAGGAGCTACCGGGGAAAATGCTATTGTATTTAATGCATCAAAAGTGGATGTTATAGTAGGGACAATAGGAATAATTGCAGCAAATTCCATGATGGGGGAGCTAACGCCAAAAATGGCCAGTGCAATTTCTGAAAGCCCGGCAAAAAAGATACTGATACCTTTGAACCGCTGCAGTATAGAAGTAGTAGCAGTGAAGAAAGAGCCACTGCCACATTATATTGATTATGCTGTAAATGCGATAAAAGACTCCTTATAG
- a CDS encoding CooT family nickel-binding protein yields the protein MCEANAYLRDENGDEILYLEGVDKLMPDGDKIILENIFGQRKIIRAKIKELALVEHKIILEK from the coding sequence ATGTGTGAAGCAAATGCTTATTTGCGTGATGAAAACGGAGATGAGATTTTATACCTTGAAGGTGTTGATAAACTTATGCCGGACGGTGATAAGATCATTCTTGAGAATATTTTCGGGCAGAGAAAAATAATAAGAGCAAAGATTAAAGAGCTTGCGCTTGTAGAGCACAAAATCATACTGGAAAAGTAA